ATTCCTGTGCGAGATTTATCAACCTTACTTAACAAGCACTTAGGAAAACATTTCTTTGACTTTATCAATGAATACAGAATCAAAGAAGCTCAAGAAATCTTCAAATCAACTGATGACTCTAAGCTGACTGTTTTAGAAGTGTTGTATAACGTTGGTTTTAATTCCAAGTCTTCTTTCAATACTGCTTTTAAAAAACATACCGGCTCTACTCCTACTGCCTTCCGTAAGTCACTGTAAAATAATCCTTTGCAAAAAGTCGAACGCTATGTAAATGGTCGATCGTTTGAGTAATTCGTTCGACTTTCTGCAATCGGTCGCACAGGTGCTCTTATATTTCAACATTTGTTCATCACTAAAACAAAAGAACAAATGACACGTAAAATTTTAACCTTTCTAGCACTATTTCTCTCTATTACAATTTCGAGTTTTTCGCAAAAAGTGGATGAAAAAGTCAAGCAATTATTGGCTAAGACTGCTAAAGAAAACCCAGAGCTGGGACTAAGTATCGGAATTTTAAATAATGGAGAACAAACATATTACAATAATGGAAAAATCTCTAGAGACTCTGATGCGAGCAAGGTGAACTCGTATACTGTTTTTGAAATTGCTTCCATTTCCAAAGCTATCACGGCTAACCTCATCGCTCAGGCAGTAAATGAGAATAAACTTAATCTCAATGATTACATAGAAGATCATCTTCCAGAGCAATACCATCTAAAAAAGGCTTTAAGGAAAAAAGTAACCATTTCTGATTTGGCTTCCCACCAATCGGGACTTGCAGACATTGACTTTAGAGAACTTATTGCTCAAGACGCACAACAACCGACAGCGGCTGTTACTAAAGAGGTCTTAGCAAACCTTGTTAACCAAACAGATACACTTATCGATCATGGCAACTATCGCTACTCTACCTTAGGTCTTATATTACTAGGGCAAGTTTTGGAAGAAGTATATCAGCTACCATACGAAGAAATATTTACCAAAAAGTTGATTACTCCCCTTTCTTTAGAAAGAACATTCTTAAAAGAATATAACACAACAAACATTGCT
This portion of the Spirosomataceae bacterium TFI 002 genome encodes:
- a CDS encoding CubicO group peptidase, beta-lactamase class C family; the protein is MTRKILTFLALFLSITISSFSQKVDEKVKQLLAKTAKENPELGLSIGILNNGEQTYYNNGKISRDSDASKVNSYTVFEIASISKAITANLIAQAVNENKLNLNDYIEDHLPEQYHLKKALRKKVTISDLASHQSGLADIDFRELIAQDAQQPTAAVTKEVLANLVNQTDTLIDHGNYRYSTLGLILLGQVLEEVYQLPYEEIFTKKLITPLSLERTFLKEYNTTNIAQSYNMEGGKQELFKWGVVAPAGLVKSSTSDMLLYLEHVLNPQSIVGKAALLQEHTFYKDQDREIGLGQNIIKDAGNTVYAKTGDTLGQSSVLAYNRDKNWAVVIFMNQNNGKLRTQLFNDIYDILSK